GTTCAGCAATACGAATAGATTGTTCTTCTATGATAGTCTCAAGCCTCTGGATTACAGAAATTACAGCTTCAGGACCAGCGTCATAAATGATAAGAATCTCTTCACGTGTAAGCATAATAACGAAAGGAAATAGGATTCAATTTATATGCAATTTTTCCTCGAAAAGAGGAAAAATTGTAGCCTTTCAAAGGCTCTACCTGAATAGTTACAAAAATTATTCCTATTTCACTATTGATTTCAGAAATTTTATAGTTCAGCTGGAGTCTAATATTTTTAGAGCAGTTTTCTGAACAAGTCTGTCCTTTTTTTTTATTTTATACTCTATTACGAAAAATCTTCTGGTTATAAGTTATATATCTAAAGTTTTTTATTTATTTCATTTTTATGTATAATTTTTTCCGCGCTTATAATAGCTTTTTTATTTAATAGGCGTTTTAATCCGGTTTCATTTCTTTTTCGTCATCGGCTAAACTGCTGAACTATTTTTTGTGCCTAAACGCTTATATAGTTCATATATTAAAACAAATACACGTCTTAATAAGAACTATGATCTGGCTGCAAAACATCTTTGCTTTCGCTAAAAGAAGCACAAAAATCCTCCAATGATGTTTCTGCACCCTTAATTGTAGTTAATCCTTAGAAACCCTATAAAATTTGTGGAGCGACGACCCTGAAAAATTTATTTACTGTATTTGGAATTCTGGTCACTTTCTCTGCAGAACAGCGGTTTATACAGACATTTGTATCTTTTGATGAAGAGGTAGTTGATTATACATGACCATTACTATTGCAGCCATGCCTGCGTATAATGAATCCCATTCTATTGCCGATGTTATTCAGGGCTGTAAAAAATACGTGGACCGGGTTGTGGTTGTGGATGATGGAAGTACTGACAACACTGTTGATATCGCTGAGTCCCTTGGCGCTTATGTCGTCCGCCACGAAGTTAACCAGGGTTATGGTGCAGCCCTCCGCCACTGTTTTGAAGCTGCCCGCAATCTTGGTGCCAGCTCCATGGTTATCATCGATTCCGACGGTCAGCACGATCCTTCTGAAATCCCCAAACTTCTTGAGCCTTTAAGAGATGGTTTCGACCTTGTTATTGGCTCACGTTTCGTCAACGGTAACGGAAAAAACGTTCCTATTTACCGTAAATTCGGCATGAAAGTTCTTGATGTGGCAACTTATATCGCAGGCGGTCTTCATGTTACAGATTCTCAGAGTGGTTTTCGCGCCTATGGCAAAAAGGCTATTGAGAATATTAACCTGAACAGAGCTGACATGTCTGCAGGTTCTGAGATTCTTATTCAGGCAAGAGACCATAAACTTAAATTTACTGAAGTGGAGATCCACTGCAGGTATGACCTTGAAGACTGCTCAAGTGAACATCCGTTTATACACGGGCCACGTGTTTTGTTTCGGCTTTTGAAAGATATGGAATACAGGCGTCCCCTGTACTACTTTGCTGTCCCTGGTATGATTATGGCATCCGCAGGCGTCCTTATGGGTCTTAAGTTTCTCCAGGACTACATTCTTGGAGGATACCTGCGTTTTGGACCCACGCTCCTTATGGTGATGCTGACAATAATAGGCGCTTTCATGATATTTACAGGAATCATACTGCATGCAATTTCGAGAATGATGTTTATTAATGAACAGATTCGAAGACAATAACGGTTAAAAAGTGGTTATTTTATGGAATGTCCTTTTGTTTCGGTTGTAGTGGGTATTCGCAACGAAGAACGATATATTGAAGAATGTATCGAGTCGCTACTTCGTCTGGATTACCCCCAGGATTCTTACGAGATTATTATCGTCGATGGAATGTCCACCGACAGAACCCGGGAACTGGTACAGAAATACCCGGTCAGGCTTCTTCTTAATGAGAGAAAAAACGTTGCAGCGGCAAGAAACCTTGGAGTGCAGAATTCCATGGGAGATTTTGTTGCATTTACAGACGGGGACTGCAAGGCAGACCCTCTATGGTTAAAAACCCTTGTTACTGAAATGAAAAATGCTCCTGAAGATGTGGTATGTGTTGGTGGGCCTAACTTAATATTTGATACCGATCCTGTTTTTGGTAGAGTGGTGGGGCATGCCCAGGAAACATTTCTCGGTTCAGGAGGTTCTGCTCAGTCTAAAAATTCCTTAAAGAAACACTATGTTAGCTCTCTCCCTAACTGCAATGCGATGTATAAAAAAAATACAATAATTGAAGCAGGATATTTCGATGAGCGGTTTGTTGTAGGTCAGGATGGAGACCTTAACTACAGAATAAATAAAAAAGGTTATAAGTTCTTGTATATTCCAGAAGCAATAGTTCTGCATCATAGAAGGGGAACTCTCAAGTCATTTTCAGTAAGAATGTTCAAGTATGGCATGTGGATGGGGGAACTTTTTAAAAAACATGGGGAGCTTGTTCGGTGGTATGCGATTTTGCCCTCTGTCGCTATTCTCTTCTCAGTTTTTTCGCTTATCATTTCTCCGGTCTATACCACGCCAATAATAGTCCTGCTCTTAATGGGATTTTTATATCTCATTCTGGTCTTCATTGCCTCAATTCAGGTAATATTTAAAATGAAATCAAAGTACGGACTTTATGCCCTTGTTGTGATTCCTGTGCAGCACATCACTTATGGTATGGGATTTTTGTACAGTTTTGCAAACTCTCTCTATAAATCAAAAGGAGTGTCTTCTTCGATAGTTCAAAATTAAGGATCTAGCCCCATTTTAGAGCTGCTTTCTTTACCCAAATTACAAATTACTGAAATAACCTGAATTTGGGACAGATTGGAGCAAAAAGTTCTTTTTCGACATAGGCTTCACTGTAAGCTCTGTTGACTTAGAACAAAAATCTGAACTTTTTATTCAGGTTCAACCCTGAATCTTTTATTCAGATGAATTTTAATCTTTTTATTTCGCTCAATATATATTTGAGTGCTTTAAGGTTACGTAGATTTTTTAATTTTATGGTAATCCAAACTGCTTGATTTCCCTGGAATGTTTTACATAACATTTATTCTGGAAAACAGGCCAAAAAGAGTTTTGTTATACTGCTAAAGGGTCAAAAATAGGTTGTTTAATGGGTATAGGTGAATCCGATCATTGACCCTAATGAGTGACCTTGATGAGTGAATTCGATCGGTGGCCTTGATCAGTAAACTTGATTGACTCGGTGAATACCTGCAGTTCCGGAGCTTTGTCTGAGCTAAAGGGACAGCTCAGATGTTATATTAGTATGTGGAGAGAGCTTTTGGGCAAATCTGTACTTTGTCTTTAATTTTCCGGTAAATTCATTTTGAGGATCTTGCGAGGAGTTCTGAATATATATCTACAGTTTTCTTTGCATGAGATTCCCAGGTAAGTCCTCTCTGGATTATGCTTTTGCGGCCGAATTTTCCCATCTTTTCTCTTCTGCTTTCGTTTTCAAGTAATTTGTTTATTTTCTCTGATAGCTGTACAGGGTTTTTAGAAGGTACCAGATAGCCTGTTTCCCCTTCAACCATCAGTTCCGGGATTCCGCCAACGTCAGTCGCCACTACAGGGACTTCACAGGAAAGAGCTTCAAGAACAACATTTGGTCTCCCTTCTGAAAGGGAAGGTAAAACCAGCATATCAGCTGCTGAAATCCAGAGGGGAATCTCTTCATGGGTTACTGGCCCTGTAAATTTGATAAAGCCGGAGATTTTAAGTTCTTCTGCCCTTTTCTCCAGGCTTTTTCTAAGCCCATCATCCCTGCCTACCATGTAGAGGTCTGTGTTTTTATTCACAAAACTTTTTGCAGCTTCAATAAGATAATCCACACCTTTTATTTTCCTCAGGGCTCCTATAAACAGGACAATCTTTTTTTCCTGAGGCAGGTTTAAAACATTTCTTGCATATTCTTTTCCTGCCGGTCTGAATATTTCCGTATCCACGCCGTTAGGAACCACATCTACTTTATTTTCGTCTATCCCGAGGTTTACTATGTGGGTTTTGAGGTCCTCACTGACAGAAAGTATCCTGTCGGCAAAATTCATGGCTTCTATAATCTGTTTTGAAGTATAGGAACCTTCATAGGCAACTTTTCTTTCTATAGTGCCAAGGGCGCTGATTACAAGAGGAACTTCCCATTTCTTTGCGAGTTTCATCATTCCGTACCCATCAGGGTATGAGAAGTGTGCATGAATCAGCTCCGGTTTCAGATTTATGTTTTTCATGGCATATCCGGAAACAAAATAAGAATATGACATGCCGGTTAAAGGATAGAAGTACTTTTTAGGGACTGCGTAGAAGTAGCGCGGATAGTGAAGGTCATATTTTTCCGTGTGCTCAATCCCGGGTAATTTAGAAAAATTATGGTACGGAAATGCAGAAAAAGGAAGTACAAAAGCTTTTGGAGAAATAACTGTCAATTCTACTCCCTGATTTGCGATAGAGTCTATACTTTGCTTTATAAATGTTCCAAGCTGTGGATAATACCTGTTAGGGAACTCCTGACATACTTCCAGTACTCTCATAATTCTTTTCCTTTTTTCTATTTGGATGCCTCAAAAACACACAAAGGAGAGAATTTCTCCTATAAATATCTCTCTGTGGAACGCATATCTTTTCTTTTTTTAATCATGAATAAGCTCTTCCAATCTCTAAAAATTAATACCTGGAGTCGTGGGATAAGCTAATTAACTACTTTTGCTATTGAGGTAACGGCAACTATGTTTAAAAAAGTAAATAACATTTTTCTGGTTTATTACAGCTCTTTTACCACAAAATCAGGCTCTAATATACACATACTCGAGCTCTTAAATAATTTGAAGAAATATACGGATGTAGTTTTGTTTGCGCCAGGTCAAAAAGGCATAGAGCGCGTTTTTTCCGGAGTAAAGTATGTGCCTGTGATAAATAACAAGTACCTTGTACAGCCTTCTTACGAGATCATGCTGTCTGTTTATCTTCTGTACGCATGTTTAAAAAACAGACCTGAAGTGCTTTATCTCCGTCAGAACTCTTTCCCGTTCTTACCTATTGCTTTATGTAGGATTTTTAAGATCCCCTCCATAGTGGAAGTTAACGGGCTGGTTATGGACGAGCTCAGTGTGAGTCCGGATTCTAAATCTTTTGCATACAGGGTTTTTTCCTATCTGGCGCTCCGTTCTGAAAAATTTAATTACACGTACTGTGACCGGATAGTTTCCGTAACTGACAAGCTAAAGGATGAACTTGTCAGGTTATATTCAGTTCCTGCAGAGAAAGTTATTGTGATCAATAACGGAGCAAATACTGATATTTTCAAACCTATGGACCAGAAGCAGGTAAGGGATAGGCTCAAACTTGATAATTCAAAAAAGTATGTGTGTTTTGTGGGGCACCTTGCAGCCTGGCAGGGAGTTGAGTTTCTCATTTATGCAGCTCCGTATATTCTGGAAAAATCTCCTGATGTTCGTTTCCTTGTTGTCGGAGACGGAGTTATGAAGGACAAATTGATAGAAATTGCCTCAGAGACAGGGGTTCTGGACAAATTTACTTTTACCGGAAGGGTTCCCTATGAAAGTGTCCCTGAATATATCAACGCTGCTGATGTTTGTGTTGCTCCTTTTATTAAGGATAGAAATTCTAAAATAGGACTCTCTGCCTTAAAAACATATGAATATCTCGCATGTGGAAAGCCTATTGTAGCAAGTAATATAGCGGGTGTTAAAGATCTTCTTGATCTTTCAGGAGGCGGAATTTCAGTAACTCCGGAGAACCCGGGAGATCTTGCCAATGCAGTGGTAGAGCTTATTTCCGATCAAAATATAAGGAACACAATGGGAGAGCGGGGTCGTAAATATGTTATTGAGAATCATAGCTGGGACGGAGTTGCAAGAGAGATCCTTGATATCTGTTATGAAATCATTTGATTTTTCTTTTTTACTCCCTGGCGCTTCCATGATATCAATATCTGACCTTTGCTGTACTCATTGTATTAATTATTCGATATTTTAACAACATATTACGATTAAATCATTGATTCAGGATTTAATCCAATCCAGCAAGCACAAGACGGTAGTTTAAGATACTTACGCTATATTTCTTTCAGGGGGCTTACTTCACTGAAAGAAAAAAATTTTCTCGGCTTCCTCTATTTTTTAGCATTCTTAATAATCTTTAATACTTTTTAATAATCAGTCTCTTTCTATCAAACAATCTTCGAATATAAATTCATACTGTTGGTTATTCAGTTCTTAAGTTTGTAAAAAAATTTAGGAATACTGTACAAATACTTTTATAATATGGTGTTCTAATCTACAATGCTGACTATAGAAATTTAATTATAAATTTAATAATTATTTTATTTGTAATGTTGGCATGGGGGGAATTTGTGTATATTGGAGGCAAATTAGTTTAACATTAATGATATCTTTTCTGAATTCGGCGTCTATCTGCAGAATTTAATAACCCCTTCTTCAGGTCTTCCTCAGGGGGAGTTTTACTGTACGAATACCTGAAGAGTGCTGACTGGTTAAAAAATATTGCTAAATTTGCTGTATTCAGAATAAATATATTAATTAACTTATCTGCCTTCAATATATAAATTTTTAAAGAGTTTGGCAACTCGGACTAAATCTCTACCTGATATACATACCAAAATAATAGATTATGATCATTCCAGGTGATAGCAATGCTAAAAAGAGAATTAGGAGTCCTCTTCCTGGTAGGATGCCTTATAATTACAAGTGCTCCTGTGGCTTCATGCCGGAGCCCTGCACCTATAATTTATGTTGCAGGAGATGGGAGTGGGGACTTTAACTGTGACGGAAAAGATGACCATGTGCAGATAAATCAGGCCCTTAAATTCGTGGCAGATAATTCTGCTTATACAACTGTTCACCTCAAGGGACCTTTTACTTATGTTATTGACGATACTCTTCTGATAGGAAGCAATACTATTCTTGAAGGAGACTCAAATGCTGTGATTAAGTTGACCAATAATGCAGGATGGGAGACTATGAAACCCCTTATCCAGCAGATGAGCAGCTCAGGAAATAATAATATTACAATAAGAGGCTTCGAGGTCAATGTAAATCATGATGGTAACAGTGAACTGGCTAAAGGCAAAGGTTATTACAATGTGATTTATTTCCTCTACACCAGCAATGTAACTGTCCATGATATGTATATGCATGATGGACATGGTGACGGGCTCAGAATAAAGTATAGTAGCAATATTAAGTTCTATAATAATACGATAGATAAGCTCGGTCACGACGGTCTTTTTGCAATTGAGTGCTCCAATGTCGAAGCCTGGAACAACAGAATAACCTGCAGAACCAACAGTGCTCTGAGGGTATGGAACACAAATAACGTAAAGTTCCATGACAATTTCATTGATTCTTTTTATCACTGGAGTGCAGGCGGTCCGGGAATCCAGGTTGAAAGGTCCTCGGGTGACATGAATAATATCAAAATCTATGATAATGTAATTACAAACACATATGGACCAGGCATCTGGCTTATTGGAACTGCCGGTGCATATGATAAAAGTTTATCAAGTGTGCACATCTACCACAATATTTTCTATGATTCCGGAACCAATCCGAGCATAGAATGGGTTGGTGGGGTCCTTGGCAGTGGGTTCCATAATGTCCTGGTCGAGAACAATGTCTTTGACGGAGTCCATAATGCAGCAGTTGTAAACATGTATTCGACTGATACCAATGCCGGACCTTCTGGAACAGGGTTTACGACCACTGTTCGTAATAATATAATTGTAAACACTGTACCTCGTACGAAAAATTCTGCAGGAACCGGCTATGGTGTCATTAATCACCTTCCCAGTTCCCATACTATTGTCCTGGAAAATAACTGCCTGTACAACAACGCTGCAGGGAACTACAAAAATGTCAAATCTACAACAGATATTTATGCAGATCCCCTTTTTGCAGGTCAGAGTTTGCATGATTACCACCTCAAATCAGTAGCAGGCCACTGGTTCGGGACAAAATGGGTAAAGGACAGTGTGAGTTCTCCGTGCATTGACGCCGGAAACCCATCTTCTGACTATTCAAAAGAACCTGAAGATAATGGGAACAGAATCAATATCGGGAGATACGGTAATACTATCTATGCTTCTCTTTCCGGTACAGCTCCTGAAGTAATTCCTGAGGATCCTGTACCTCAGGACCCGGTAGTTTTCAAAGTCTCTGACAACCGTCTGCGTGAGTCTTCCCCTGATGCTGTGTATCGGGACTCAACTTTTATTGATGTGGGGGGAATGAACAATGCCAGATACAGAGATGTAATGTGGTTTGATCTGAGTGAGTACACTAATCCCTCAGAAATTGATAATGCAACTCTTTCCCTTTACTGGTATTACCCTGCAGGAAGTACAAGGCCAGATGACACCATTGTGGAGGTTTACAGGCCTGCTTCTTCCTGGAACACAAGTTATGTGAGCTGGAATAAAAGAGACAAAAATGTTGCATGGAAGAATGCAGGTGGAGACTGGTACGATAAAAAAGGAGTATTGCAGGGCAGCACTCCATATGCCACGATAACTTTTAAGGGCAGTACTCTTCCCGATAACAGGTATTATGAGCTGGATGTAACAGAGCTTGTAAAGGAATACGTTAGCGGAAAATACGAGAATACAGGGTTCCTCATAAAAGCAAGGACTGAAAATAACAATTATATTGCGTTCTACAGCAACGAG
This window of the Methanosarcina mazei S-6 genome carries:
- a CDS encoding glycosyltransferase; translated protein: MRVLEVCQEFPNRYYPQLGTFIKQSIDSIANQGVELTVISPKAFVLPFSAFPYHNFSKLPGIEHTEKYDLHYPRYFYAVPKKYFYPLTGMSYSYFVSGYAMKNINLKPELIHAHFSYPDGYGMMKLAKKWEVPLVISALGTIERKVAYEGSYTSKQIIEAMNFADRILSVSEDLKTHIVNLGIDENKVDVVPNGVDTEIFRPAGKEYARNVLNLPQEKKIVLFIGALRKIKGVDYLIEAAKSFVNKNTDLYMVGRDDGLRKSLEKRAEELKISGFIKFTGPVTHEEIPLWISAADMLVLPSLSEGRPNVVLEALSCEVPVVATDVGGIPELMVEGETGYLVPSKNPVQLSEKINKLLENESRREKMGKFGRKSIIQRGLTWESHAKKTVDIYSELLARSSK
- a CDS encoding glycosyltransferase family 4 protein, yielding MFKKVNNIFLVYYSSFTTKSGSNIHILELLNNLKKYTDVVLFAPGQKGIERVFSGVKYVPVINNKYLVQPSYEIMLSVYLLYACLKNRPEVLYLRQNSFPFLPIALCRIFKIPSIVEVNGLVMDELSVSPDSKSFAYRVFSYLALRSEKFNYTYCDRIVSVTDKLKDELVRLYSVPAEKVIVINNGANTDIFKPMDQKQVRDRLKLDNSKKYVCFVGHLAAWQGVEFLIYAAPYILEKSPDVRFLVVGDGVMKDKLIEIASETGVLDKFTFTGRVPYESVPEYINAADVCVAPFIKDRNSKIGLSALKTYEYLACGKPIVASNIAGVKDLLDLSGGGISVTPENPGDLANAVVELISDQNIRNTMGERGRKYVIENHSWDGVAREILDICYEII
- a CDS encoding glycosyltransferase family 2 protein — protein: MTITIAAMPAYNESHSIADVIQGCKKYVDRVVVVDDGSTDNTVDIAESLGAYVVRHEVNQGYGAALRHCFEAARNLGASSMVIIDSDGQHDPSEIPKLLEPLRDGFDLVIGSRFVNGNGKNVPIYRKFGMKVLDVATYIAGGLHVTDSQSGFRAYGKKAIENINLNRADMSAGSEILIQARDHKLKFTEVEIHCRYDLEDCSSEHPFIHGPRVLFRLLKDMEYRRPLYYFAVPGMIMASAGVLMGLKFLQDYILGGYLRFGPTLLMVMLTIIGAFMIFTGIILHAISRMMFINEQIRRQ
- a CDS encoding disaggregatase related repeat-containing protein — translated: MLKRELGVLFLVGCLIITSAPVASCRSPAPIIYVAGDGSGDFNCDGKDDHVQINQALKFVADNSAYTTVHLKGPFTYVIDDTLLIGSNTILEGDSNAVIKLTNNAGWETMKPLIQQMSSSGNNNITIRGFEVNVNHDGNSELAKGKGYYNVIYFLYTSNVTVHDMYMHDGHGDGLRIKYSSNIKFYNNTIDKLGHDGLFAIECSNVEAWNNRITCRTNSALRVWNTNNVKFHDNFIDSFYHWSAGGPGIQVERSSGDMNNIKIYDNVITNTYGPGIWLIGTAGAYDKSLSSVHIYHNIFYDSGTNPSIEWVGGVLGSGFHNVLVENNVFDGVHNAAVVNMYSTDTNAGPSGTGFTTTVRNNIIVNTVPRTKNSAGTGYGVINHLPSSHTIVLENNCLYNNAAGNYKNVKSTTDIYADPLFAGQSLHDYHLKSVAGHWFGTKWVKDSVSSPCIDAGNPSSDYSKEPEDNGNRINIGRYGNTIYASLSGTAPEVIPEDPVPQDPVVFKVSDNRLRESSPDAVYRDSTFIDVGGMNNARYRDVMWFDLSEYTNPSEIDNATLSLYWYYPAGSTRPDDTIVEVYRPASSWNTSYVSWNKRDKNVAWKNAGGDWYDKKGVLQGSTPYATITFKGSTLPDNRYYELDVTELVKEYVSGKYENTGFLIKARTENNNYIAFYSNECGKDSLVPKLNVAEKALPVPVTIDKTITRAIDNRLREGSPDTVYQDSSFIDVGGMNDARYRDVMWFDLSVYDETAEVSTEVTGATLSLYWYYPAGNTRPDDTIVEVYRPASSWNTSYVSWNKRDKNVAWKNAGGDWYDKNGVLQGSTPYATFTIRGSAFPDNRYYELDVTELVKEYTSGKYENTGFLIKARNENNNYIAFYSNECGKETQKPSLNITKKVSSENIPVVPEIIEKITLNATLTGAIDNRLREASPDAVYQDSTFIDLGGINDAGYRDMMGFDLSEFNNTTEVTSANLFLYWYYPAGNTRPDDTIVEVYRPASSWNTSYVSWNKKDKNVAWKNPGGDWYDKNGVSQGDTPYASITLKGSELPDNKYYELDVTELVKEYVSGKYENTGVLIKARTENNNYIAFYSIECGIETQKPKLQLEYLI
- a CDS encoding glycosyltransferase family 2 protein; protein product: MECPFVSVVVGIRNEERYIEECIESLLRLDYPQDSYEIIIVDGMSTDRTRELVQKYPVRLLLNERKNVAAARNLGVQNSMGDFVAFTDGDCKADPLWLKTLVTEMKNAPEDVVCVGGPNLIFDTDPVFGRVVGHAQETFLGSGGSAQSKNSLKKHYVSSLPNCNAMYKKNTIIEAGYFDERFVVGQDGDLNYRINKKGYKFLYIPEAIVLHHRRGTLKSFSVRMFKYGMWMGELFKKHGELVRWYAILPSVAILFSVFSLIISPVYTTPIIVLLLMGFLYLILVFIASIQVIFKMKSKYGLYALVVIPVQHITYGMGFLYSFANSLYKSKGVSSSIVQN